One window from the genome of Natronomonas pharaonis DSM 2160 encodes:
- the ppsA gene encoding phosphoenolpyruvate synthase, producing the protein MTEDGSGSASKSVLWLDEIRSDDLGAVGGKGASLGEMTAAGLPVPPGFVVTAQTYRAFIEETGIDEELFEAVDVDSDDSAALAEAEAAAKELILDTEIPESVREEILEAYDNLDDGEAFVAVRSSATAEDLPDASFAGQQETFLNITREDLVDRIKHCWASLFTQRAIYYRNEQGFEHDLVDIAVVVQKMVAADKSGVMFTSHPSTGEPQIIIEAAWGLGEAVVSGSVSPDNYVVDRSDGEILDTTIADKKVKMVKDEETGETVEKDVEDHKRKAQVLDDTEIGSLVELGERAEDHYDEPQDIEWAIVDGEVFMLQSRPITTISEDSDAGETAENDGEVLVQGLGASPGVSSGPVRIVRKLDQLDKVGEGDIIVTEMTTPDMVPAMKRASGIITDEGGMTSHAAIVARELGAPAIVGAGNATDALEDGQTVTIDGDKGSVTEGDVEPDEETDAVEEVKPQSPVKPMTATEVKVNVSIPEAAERAAATGADGVGLLRMEHMILSTNKTPERYIEDHGEDAYIEEIVEGVRGVAEEFYPRPVRVRTLDAPTDEFRQLEGGDNEPHEHNPMLGYRGIRRSLDRPELFEHELEAFRRLFEMGYDNVEIMFPLVNDAEDVVRARNLMESAGVDPEVRSWGVMIETPAAALCIEDLAETGIDFASFGTNDLTQYTLAVDRNNENVAQRFDELHPAVLQLIGNTIETCREHDIATSICGQAGSKPEMVRFLVNEGVSSISANIDAVRDVQHEVKRKEQKLLLDSIR; encoded by the coding sequence ATGACTGAAGACGGGTCCGGAAGCGCGAGCAAATCCGTACTCTGGCTGGACGAAATCAGGTCCGACGACCTCGGGGCGGTCGGCGGCAAGGGCGCCTCGCTCGGCGAGATGACCGCCGCGGGGCTGCCGGTCCCGCCGGGGTTCGTCGTGACAGCACAGACCTACCGGGCGTTCATCGAGGAGACGGGCATCGACGAGGAGCTCTTCGAGGCCGTTGACGTCGACTCCGACGATTCGGCGGCGCTGGCCGAGGCGGAGGCGGCCGCAAAGGAGCTCATCCTCGACACCGAGATTCCCGAATCCGTTCGTGAGGAGATTCTCGAGGCCTACGACAACCTCGACGACGGCGAGGCCTTCGTCGCGGTTCGCTCCTCGGCGACCGCTGAGGACCTTCCGGACGCCTCCTTCGCCGGGCAGCAGGAGACGTTCCTCAACATCACGCGCGAGGACCTCGTCGACCGTATCAAACACTGCTGGGCGTCGCTTTTCACCCAGCGGGCCATCTACTACCGGAACGAGCAGGGCTTCGAACACGACCTGGTCGACATTGCCGTCGTCGTCCAGAAGATGGTCGCCGCCGACAAATCCGGCGTGATGTTCACCTCACACCCCTCGACCGGCGAGCCGCAGATTATCATCGAGGCCGCGTGGGGGCTCGGCGAGGCCGTCGTTTCCGGGTCTGTCTCGCCCGACAACTACGTCGTCGACCGCTCCGACGGCGAAATCCTCGATACGACCATCGCGGACAAGAAGGTCAAGATGGTCAAAGACGAGGAGACGGGCGAAACCGTCGAGAAGGACGTCGAAGACCACAAGCGGAAGGCACAGGTCCTCGACGACACCGAAATCGGGTCGCTCGTCGAGCTCGGCGAGCGGGCCGAAGACCACTACGACGAGCCACAAGACATCGAGTGGGCCATCGTCGACGGCGAGGTCTTCATGCTGCAGTCCCGCCCGATTACGACGATTTCGGAGGACAGCGACGCGGGCGAGACCGCCGAAAACGACGGCGAAGTGCTCGTCCAAGGCCTCGGCGCGTCGCCGGGCGTCTCCTCCGGGCCAGTCCGCATCGTCCGCAAGCTCGACCAACTCGACAAGGTCGGCGAGGGCGATATCATCGTCACCGAGATGACGACACCGGACATGGTACCGGCGATGAAGCGCGCCAGCGGCATCATCACCGACGAGGGGGGCATGACGAGCCACGCCGCCATCGTCGCCCGTGAACTCGGCGCACCGGCCATCGTCGGTGCCGGCAACGCGACCGACGCACTCGAAGACGGCCAGACAGTCACCATCGACGGCGACAAGGGCAGCGTCACCGAGGGGGATGTCGAGCCAGACGAAGAAACCGACGCCGTCGAGGAAGTCAAACCGCAGAGTCCGGTCAAGCCGATGACCGCGACCGAGGTGAAGGTCAACGTCTCGATTCCGGAGGCCGCAGAGCGAGCCGCCGCGACCGGTGCGGACGGCGTCGGGCTCCTCCGGATGGAGCACATGATTCTGTCGACGAACAAGACGCCGGAGCGGTACATCGAAGACCACGGCGAAGACGCGTACATCGAGGAAATCGTCGAGGGCGTCCGCGGCGTCGCCGAGGAGTTCTACCCGCGTCCCGTCCGCGTGCGGACGCTCGACGCGCCGACAGACGAGTTCCGGCAGTTGGAGGGCGGCGACAACGAGCCACACGAACACAACCCGATGCTCGGCTACCGGGGCATCCGCCGTAGTCTCGACCGGCCGGAGCTCTTCGAACACGAGCTAGAGGCGTTCCGTCGGCTCTTCGAGATGGGGTATGACAACGTCGAAATCATGTTCCCGCTCGTCAACGACGCCGAGGATGTCGTTCGCGCACGGAACCTGATGGAGTCGGCGGGCGTCGACCCCGAGGTCCGCTCGTGGGGTGTGATGATTGAAACGCCCGCCGCGGCGCTGTGTATCGAAGACCTCGCCGAGACGGGCATCGACTTCGCCTCCTTCGGAACGAACGACCTCACCCAGTACACGCTGGCTGTCGACCGCAACAACGAGAACGTCGCCCAGCGGTTCGATGAACTCCACCCGGCGGTGCTTCAGCTCATCGGCAACACTATCGAAACCTGTCGGGAACACGACATCGCGACGAGCATCTGTGGACAGGCCGGCTCCAAGCCGGAGATGGTCCGGTTCCTCGTCAACGAGGGCGTTTCGTCCATCTCGGCGAACATCGACGCCGTCCGGGATGTCCAACACGAGGTCAAACGGAAAGAACAGAAACTCCTGCTGGATTCGATTCGCTGA
- a CDS encoding ABC transporter ATP-binding protein, translated as MPALQLESVHKRFGDVVALDDVSFSVPDGEVFGFLGPNGAGKSTTIDIVLDYVRPTDGSVSVFGHDAQADPTAVHARTGVLPDATALAGHLTATEHVRFAIDSKGADDDTDALLERVGLDGVGDRRVGGFSKGMRQRLLLATALVGEPELLILDEPSTGLDPNGARRMREIVREENDRGATVLFSSHILEQVEAVSDRVGILADGELVACDSIDGLRGRLGSKARLSVTVDELSDAAIEAVEALDGVVDVSVTGRTVAAACPDDRKAAVVDAVRTDGATVEDIETGEASLEELFAAYTGESQ; from the coding sequence ATGCCTGCCCTCCAGCTAGAGTCCGTCCACAAGCGGTTTGGAGACGTTGTCGCACTCGACGATGTTTCCTTTTCCGTACCGGACGGCGAAGTGTTCGGCTTCCTCGGCCCCAACGGCGCGGGGAAGTCGACGACCATCGACATCGTTCTCGACTACGTTCGCCCGACTGACGGGTCGGTTTCGGTCTTCGGCCACGACGCACAGGCCGACCCGACCGCTGTCCACGCCCGTACCGGCGTCCTCCCGGACGCGACGGCGCTTGCCGGCCACCTAACGGCCACTGAACACGTCAGGTTTGCTATCGACTCGAAAGGAGCCGATGACGACACCGACGCGCTGCTCGAACGCGTCGGCCTCGACGGCGTCGGCGACCGCCGCGTCGGTGGCTTCTCGAAGGGGATGCGCCAGCGGCTTCTGCTGGCGACGGCGCTTGTCGGCGAGCCGGAGCTGCTCATCCTCGATGAGCCCTCGACCGGTCTCGACCCCAACGGTGCCCGCCGGATGCGCGAAATCGTTCGGGAAGAAAACGACCGCGGCGCGACCGTCCTGTTTTCGAGCCACATCCTCGAACAGGTCGAGGCCGTCTCCGACCGCGTCGGCATTCTCGCCGACGGCGAACTCGTCGCCTGCGACAGCATCGACGGCCTGCGCGGCCGACTCGGTTCGAAAGCACGGCTGTCTGTCACCGTCGATGAACTCTCCGATGCGGCTATCGAGGCCGTCGAGGCACTCGATGGGGTCGTTGATGTGTCCGTCACCGGCCGGACGGTCGCCGCCGCCTGTCCCGACGACCGGAAGGCAGCCGTCGTCGACGCCGTCCGGACAGACGGAGCCACGGTTGAGGACATCGAAACCGGCGAGGCCTCGCTTGAGGAGCTGTTCGCCGCCTACACAGGGGAGAGCCAATGA
- a CDS encoding ABC transporter permease subunit — MKRSLRTLAERDFRDPFRSRSAWPTLVLFAAVFGLFVYALGPSPGPSRPEFGQLLVAIVYFLVPLAALQFGYDRLSGPRQTGEVRLLLAPPHSRRDLLLGTALGRSAFTALVIVVGYLAAAAVFVVTVGLPAAMLTLGGLAAALGLGVAMTAIAVGASAATATTARSGMVAIGAYFLFLLWDMVLFGLRFALNGFSLPEGPQPAWAELLAELSPMEAYMNLNASLFSGEVAPDVVTASPPVAVALLVAWTVAPLLVGYARLRAVDL, encoded by the coding sequence ATGAAGCGGTCGCTCAGGACGCTGGCCGAGCGTGACTTCCGGGACCCGTTCCGCTCGCGGTCGGCATGGCCGACGCTCGTGCTCTTTGCGGCGGTGTTTGGCCTCTTCGTCTACGCCTTGGGGCCGTCACCGGGACCATCGCGACCCGAGTTCGGGCAGCTACTGGTAGCTATCGTCTACTTTCTCGTTCCGCTTGCAGCCCTACAGTTCGGCTACGACAGGCTCTCCGGCCCACGGCAAACCGGCGAAGTACGGCTGCTGCTTGCGCCGCCGCACTCTCGGCGGGACCTGCTCTTGGGAACGGCGCTCGGCCGCAGCGCCTTCACGGCGCTTGTCATCGTTGTCGGCTATCTGGCTGCGGCGGCCGTCTTCGTCGTAACCGTCGGCCTCCCCGCGGCCATGCTCACCCTTGGCGGGCTGGCGGCCGCGCTCGGCCTCGGCGTCGCGATGACCGCCATCGCCGTCGGTGCCTCGGCGGCCACGGCGACGACCGCCCGCTCCGGAATGGTCGCTATCGGCGCGTACTTCCTGTTTCTGCTCTGGGATATGGTTCTGTTTGGCCTCCGGTTTGCGCTCAACGGGTTCTCGCTTCCCGAGGGCCCCCAGCCGGCGTGGGCGGAGCTTCTGGCCGAGCTGTCGCCGATGGAGGCGTACATGAACCTGAACGCGTCGCTTTTTTCCGGCGAGGTCGCTCCCGACGTGGTGACTGCCAGCCCGCCGGTCGCGGTGGCGTTGCTGGTCGCATGGACGGTTGCCCCGCTCCTCGTCGGCTACGCCCGGCTCAGAGCGGTCGACCTCTGA
- a CDS encoding PhzF family phenazine biosynthesis protein — translation METRRALLVDAFTTDPLAGNPAGVVPDADGLADDQLQAIAAELGASETAFVLESDDADHRLRFFTPTTEVDLCGHATVAAHAWLAETGRLDDGSYTVETDAGAVAVEIDSGTVWLSQRPAEVAAVELDYERLATALGADPATLTDVGADMPLATASTGLPYLVVPVNFLEGLSALDPNADAVASLSDELDVAGVYAFTFDTLGAETTLHARMFAPALGVDEDPVTGTAAAAVGAYLRAFEAFDGELPAEVVVEQGHFIDRPGKVRVQAQADPVTVGGEAATAFDGELSVPEPGDDDIIEA, via the coding sequence ATGGAGACCCGACGCGCCCTGCTCGTCGACGCGTTCACGACCGACCCGCTGGCCGGCAATCCCGCCGGCGTTGTCCCCGACGCCGACGGACTGGCGGACGACCAGCTACAGGCCATCGCCGCCGAGCTTGGGGCCTCGGAGACGGCCTTCGTCCTCGAAAGCGACGATGCGGACCACCGGCTCCGGTTTTTTACGCCCACGACGGAGGTCGACCTCTGCGGACACGCGACCGTCGCCGCCCACGCGTGGTTGGCTGAGACGGGGCGGTTGGACGACGGGAGCTACACCGTCGAGACGGATGCCGGGGCGGTGGCGGTCGAAATCGACTCGGGAACCGTCTGGCTGTCACAGCGGCCGGCGGAGGTTGCGGCTGTCGAACTCGACTACGAGCGGCTGGCGACGGCGCTCGGTGCCGACCCCGCGACCCTGACCGATGTCGGTGCTGACATGCCGCTGGCGACCGCCTCGACAGGCCTGCCGTATCTTGTCGTCCCTGTCAATTTCCTTGAAGGGCTTTCGGCGCTGGACCCAAACGCCGACGCCGTGGCGTCGTTGTCGGACGAACTCGACGTGGCGGGTGTCTATGCCTTTACCTTCGATACGCTCGGTGCGGAGACGACGCTGCACGCTCGGATGTTCGCCCCTGCGCTGGGCGTCGACGAAGACCCCGTAACGGGAACGGCGGCGGCGGCAGTCGGGGCGTACCTCCGGGCGTTCGAAGCCTTCGACGGCGAGCTACCGGCTGAGGTCGTCGTCGAGCAAGGCCACTTCATCGACCGACCGGGGAAGGTGCGGGTACAGGCACAGGCCGACCCGGTCACTGTCGGTGGCGAGGCAGCGACGGCGTTCGACGGCGAGCTATCAGTCCCGGAACCGGGCGACGACGATATCATCGAAGCCTGA
- a CDS encoding phosphoribosyltransferase produces the protein MSDLPDEFNCTVTNWEYIYSLCRDVADHVKAAEFEPDVVVALARGGWFAGRCLCDFLGLDDLTSLKMEHYVGTGQKSDEPQVRYPMPEGSVEGKNVLVIDDIADTGGSISRAYEYVTERDAAEVRTATLQLLDTSEFEPEFVGERLETWTWVVYPWNFIEDMIELIGGVMEKADADTFSRDDIRHYLSAYHGLERIEMEIAQPDRLDEVLAEMERRGAARKVGDDAWQPA, from the coding sequence ATGAGCGACCTCCCGGATGAGTTCAACTGCACCGTGACGAACTGGGAGTACATCTACAGCCTCTGCCGGGACGTGGCCGACCACGTCAAGGCCGCCGAATTCGAACCGGATGTCGTCGTCGCCCTGGCCCGCGGCGGGTGGTTCGCGGGGCGGTGTCTCTGTGACTTCCTCGGTCTCGACGACCTGACGAGCCTGAAGATGGAACACTACGTCGGCACCGGCCAGAAATCCGACGAGCCACAGGTTCGGTATCCGATGCCGGAAGGCAGCGTCGAAGGCAAGAACGTCCTCGTCATCGACGACATCGCCGACACCGGCGGCTCCATCAGCCGCGCCTACGAGTATGTCACCGAACGCGACGCCGCCGAGGTACGAACGGCGACGCTCCAGCTACTCGACACCAGCGAGTTCGAGCCGGAGTTCGTCGGCGAGCGCCTCGAAACATGGACGTGGGTCGTCTACCCGTGGAACTTTATTGAGGACATGATAGAACTCATCGGCGGCGTCATGGAGAAAGCCGACGCCGACACCTTCAGCCGCGACGACATCCGCCACTACCTGTCGGCCTATCACGGTCTCGAACGCATCGAGATGGAGATCGCGCAACCGGACCGGCTGGACGAGGTGCTCGCGGAGATGGAACGCCGCGGGGCCGCCCGCAAGGTCGGCGACGACGCCTGGCAGCCAGCGTGA
- a CDS encoding HD domain-containing protein produces the protein MTGDIDAALSALADAYALKDERRTGWQLRAVENPESVAAHSWGVATLVVRFCPDDLDRERALSLAVVHDIAEAEVGDIPTRADPDADTVDDEEKVRRERAALSGPLAGLGDDIRELWEAYERRDSPEARFVKDMDLLDTCLQALVYERDGRYDADEANPHFEAYDGLDEFFATSEPRLSTDRGRDLFERVRARYEALS, from the coding sequence GTGACCGGTGACATCGACGCGGCGCTTTCGGCGCTGGCCGATGCCTACGCCCTGAAGGACGAACGCCGGACCGGCTGGCAGCTCCGGGCTGTCGAGAACCCGGAGTCGGTTGCGGCCCACTCGTGGGGTGTTGCGACGCTTGTCGTCCGCTTTTGTCCCGACGACCTCGACCGGGAGCGTGCGCTCTCGCTGGCGGTCGTCCACGACATCGCCGAGGCCGAGGTCGGCGACATCCCGACTCGCGCCGACCCGGACGCCGACACGGTCGACGACGAGGAGAAGGTCCGTCGGGAACGGGCGGCACTTTCCGGGCCGCTTGCCGGTCTCGGCGACGATATCCGGGAGCTATGGGAGGCATACGAGCGGCGAGACAGCCCCGAAGCGCGGTTCGTCAAGGATATGGACCTGCTCGATACCTGCCTGCAGGCGCTCGTCTACGAGCGGGACGGCCGCTACGACGCCGACGAGGCGAATCCACACTTCGAGGCCTACGACGGACTCGATGAGTTCTTTGCAACGAGCGAGCCGCGACTCTCGACCGACCGCGGCAGAGACCTCTTCGAGCGCGTCCGCGCCCGCTACGAGGCGCTGTCGTAG
- a CDS encoding RAD55 family ATPase — translation MYPTGLPELDRHLGGGVPPGTLVALTAPPNTQSERLLERLAAANETRYVTTLRDAARVRDRLPEASVLSATPDDLLFDPETYLSIPSSGCLVVDSVTELERDTDTYREFLETAARETAESDGIVVLHAHEAEPNPPERWLTLARADMTVQLSLEVSSDAVTNRLAVTKHRGGAVPEKPMQVRLSEDT, via the coding sequence ATGTATCCTACCGGGCTCCCCGAACTCGACCGGCACCTCGGGGGCGGAGTACCGCCGGGGACGCTGGTCGCGTTAACCGCGCCGCCGAACACCCAGTCGGAGCGGCTGCTCGAGCGGCTGGCGGCAGCAAACGAGACGCGCTACGTGACGACGCTTCGGGACGCGGCGCGTGTTCGGGACCGGCTCCCCGAGGCATCCGTGTTGAGCGCGACGCCCGACGACCTACTGTTCGACCCGGAAACGTACCTGTCTATTCCGTCGTCCGGCTGTCTGGTCGTCGACTCGGTGACGGAACTCGAACGGGACACCGACACCTACCGGGAGTTTCTGGAGACAGCGGCACGGGAGACGGCCGAAAGCGACGGCATCGTCGTGCTCCATGCCCACGAGGCGGAGCCGAACCCACCGGAGCGGTGGCTCACGCTCGCACGCGCCGATATGACCGTACAACTCTCGCTCGAAGTCTCTTCGGACGCGGTAACAAACCGGCTGGCGGTGACAAAACACCGCGGCGGGGCAGTTCCCGAAAAGCCGATGCAGGTCCGGCTGTCAGAGGACACGTAG
- a CDS encoding RNA-guided endonuclease InsQ/TnpB family protein codes for MEHSHRYHAYPTQEVAERLERHLDVHRQLYNHIRWEYEQAPEDDKPSEYDQNNKLPGWKRKWPVFSELHSKAAQATVARFHRNLSNLRKKKEKGYNVGRLKRQAPTDYRSVTYNQSGFDLDEKRGHDRYAHVRFSKIGWVKIRYHRPIPDHATIKEVTFKKETTGEWFVSFGLETDDTDLPEKTDVESLNASNSVGIDLGILNYIHTSDGKTVDWLDLEDEYERLRREQRKLSRKERGSSNYEKQRLKVAKVKRHIKRKVLDYQHKITTWLVKEYAAVFVEELNVKGMLEQSHNARNKQDAAWRQFITLLEYKADLYGCHVVQVEARGTTKECASCGVETAKPIWVRKHSCPSCGFETDRDANAAMNVLQRGFSELGLGWPEDTPVETVTATDTPEFQCVSASHVVETGSLGA; via the coding sequence ATGGAACACAGTCACCGCTACCACGCCTACCCGACACAAGAGGTAGCGGAGCGGCTGGAACGCCATCTCGACGTTCATCGCCAGCTCTACAACCACATCCGGTGGGAATACGAACAAGCCCCCGAAGACGACAAACCGAGTGAGTACGACCAAAACAACAAACTCCCCGGGTGGAAACGCAAGTGGCCCGTCTTCAGCGAACTGCACTCGAAGGCCGCCCAAGCCACCGTTGCACGCTTCCACCGGAACCTCTCGAACCTTCGCAAAAAGAAAGAGAAAGGGTACAACGTTGGTCGGCTCAAACGGCAAGCACCCACCGACTACCGGAGCGTGACGTACAACCAGTCCGGTTTCGACCTCGATGAAAAGAGGGGCCACGACAGGTATGCTCACGTTCGCTTCAGCAAAATCGGTTGGGTGAAAATCCGTTACCACCGACCGATTCCAGACCACGCCACCATCAAAGAAGTCACGTTCAAGAAGGAGACGACTGGGGAGTGGTTCGTCTCCTTCGGACTCGAAACCGACGACACAGACCTGCCCGAGAAAACAGACGTGGAGTCGCTCAACGCGAGCAACAGCGTTGGAATCGACCTTGGCATTCTCAACTACATCCACACCAGCGATGGCAAGACCGTGGACTGGCTCGACCTCGAAGACGAGTACGAGCGTCTTCGCCGTGAACAGCGCAAGTTGTCGCGGAAAGAGAGAGGGTCGAGTAACTACGAGAAGCAACGTCTGAAGGTCGCCAAGGTCAAGCGTCACATCAAGCGGAAGGTGCTGGACTACCAGCACAAAATCACGACGTGGCTCGTCAAAGAGTACGCCGCCGTATTCGTCGAGGAGTTGAACGTGAAGGGGATGCTTGAACAGTCGCACAACGCCCGCAACAAGCAGGACGCGGCGTGGCGACAGTTCATCACCCTCCTCGAATACAAGGCCGACCTGTACGGGTGCCACGTCGTTCAAGTCGAAGCCAGAGGCACGACGAAAGAGTGTGCGTCGTGTGGTGTGGAGACGGCGAAACCCATCTGGGTCAGAAAACACTCCTGCCCGTCGTGTGGGTTCGAAACGGACAGAGACGCGAATGCGGCGATGAACGTGTTGCAGAGAGGCTTTTCTGAACTAGGGCTGGGATGGCCCGAAGACACGCCCGTGGAGACTGTGACCGCTACGGACACACCTGAATTTCAGTGTGTGTCTGCAAGTCACGTCGTGGAAACGGGAAGCCTCGGGGCTTGA
- a CDS encoding segregation and condensation protein A has protein sequence MTDDRRAATDGGAADEIPLDITGHGDTREATQLGDGDERDEPLSEFDIEEPGGDDDTVEPVELLVQLAEEGEIDPWDIDVVTVTDKFLDRLDEADLRTGGRALFYASVLLRMKSDELWNDDEPDDEPEAAPWEAPPGEEPPAGGDPFAELEREIDRRIERKDARGTPETLDELVRDLRERERETWWKESRSYDTSESPSGYSRGTQTLDYHDSDEFRMDEEPTAADVTERTHDEHMEDIINDVYVSLQQHYDRGREEVLFAEVRTAGGSTVDSYLGALFLAHRGQVRLRQDDLFGDLWIQDPTSAAAEGQAAADD, from the coding sequence ATGACTGACGACCGACGTGCGGCGACAGATGGCGGGGCCGCCGACGAAATCCCGCTCGATATCACCGGCCACGGCGACACACGAGAGGCGACACAGCTCGGCGACGGTGACGAACGTGACGAGCCCCTCTCGGAGTTCGACATCGAGGAACCGGGGGGCGACGACGACACGGTTGAGCCGGTCGAACTGCTGGTGCAGTTGGCCGAGGAAGGCGAAATCGACCCGTGGGACATCGACGTGGTAACGGTGACCGACAAGTTCCTCGACCGGCTCGACGAAGCAGACCTCCGAACCGGCGGGCGGGCGCTGTTTTATGCCTCGGTGCTGCTGCGGATGAAAAGCGACGAGCTGTGGAACGACGACGAGCCGGACGACGAGCCCGAAGCGGCACCATGGGAAGCGCCGCCCGGCGAGGAGCCGCCAGCCGGTGGCGACCCCTTCGCCGAACTCGAACGGGAAATCGACCGCCGCATCGAGCGAAAGGACGCCCGCGGCACACCTGAGACGCTCGACGAACTCGTCCGTGACCTCCGCGAACGCGAGCGGGAGACGTGGTGGAAAGAATCGAGGAGCTACGACACCTCGGAGTCGCCGTCCGGCTACAGCCGCGGGACACAGACCCTCGACTACCACGACAGCGACGAGTTCCGGATGGACGAAGAGCCGACCGCCGCAGACGTTACCGAGCGGACCCACGACGAACACATGGAGGACATCATCAACGATGTCTACGTCTCTCTCCAGCAGCACTACGACAGAGGCCGCGAGGAAGTGCTGTTCGCCGAGGTCCGGACCGCGGGCGGGTCGACGGTCGACAGCTACCTCGGCGCGCTCTTTTTGGCGCATCGCGGGCAGGTCCGCCTCAGACAGGACGACCTGTTTGGCGACCTCTGGATACAGGACCCGACATCGGCAGCAGCCGAAGGGCAGGCAGCGGCCGACGACTAA